The genomic DNA GTGAATGCCCAGCGTTGCTTCTCTTGCAGGCCAATATCTAAGGCCATTCGTTTAATTCATAGCTATATGTCTCTCTCTTACAATTGTAGCTGTAGCAGGAAAAATTTCCTTAAGGAGACATtggacattgtttttttttctcttttgagttatTATACattaattgaattatatattcaTCTGAAAATCAGTTGGCACAAGAGGAGTTGtagattttaaaagatgttatAAACAGATTATGATatgataagtaaaatattttattagaagcTATGTGTCCCATAAGGACAATTTTAACTATATTTAAGATCAGTCACATTTAATACAGAAGAGACACAAAAGTGATTTCTCTACTGCTGAAAAGCACACCTGAAATGATGTGTAGTAAACTGGGCTTAGTGTTTATGACCCAATGGGTGTATAAACAAGCCAAAACAGCAGCAGTGGTTGCATTTCTCTTCCCATTGAATCACAGATCAGCAGACAATAGTGTAATACTGAAACCTTAGCCTATCAAAACTCTAGAATTACACAAAAGTATTTCTTTGGAAGCTGCTAGCTGGAAATGCATATACCTGCCAAGAGTTATGATAATGTGTTCAGACTAggttaccaaaataaataatagttcaATGACGAGCACATTTGCTGATGAGAAACCACCCATAGTCAGATTATCATACCAAGGCTAAAAAGAGTTAACTTTAACAGTTTGGGAGTTCATTGGGGTCAACAGTTGTAAGTAATTGTCAAGGCAGTTTCAGAGGAGCCTGTAAACCTAGCAGTGCACATATAGACACATCCAGAGAGCTAAACTTATTGAATAGTTTTGTCAGGGGGTAGGGTGAGCTTTAAATGTTAGGAAGAGGGTTTCATGGtggttatttttattagaatcaaAAGCTGGTATTTTAGACCAGTTGGAGTGAGTCAATGCTGGGGAATCAgggttcagcaaacattttttgtaaagggtacaacagtaaatattttgggctttgtggCCTTTATGTTCTTTGTTGCAACTATTCTACTTTCCTGTTGTATTGTGAAAGCAGTACATAAAGAAATGAGTGGCTGTGcctcaatattattttatatataaaacagctGGCAGACCGGCCATAGCTGGTTCATAAAACATGTCTCATTTTATGTTAATCAGAAAAAATCAAGTAGGTCTAGAAAGGCAAGACATGCTAGGTTTACTCAGAGCtcatggcactttttttttttatcagctcCAAGTAGATAGAACAAATTGTAATGGAACAAGACATACAAATTTGGTATCTCTTAGGCAATTGCTATTATTATAGAGCCTAATCACCTATAATTTCCTTTTACAATGATTTGTAGAAAACCCAGAAAAGCAGGTCTTGGATTGATTAAGGTCATAGGAGTCAAAAATCCTGGGAATTGTAGACCTAGACCATGTCCCTCTGCTCCACtgctaaattaaatatttgcttgTGAATGGAGAAACAATTTAATTTCACACATGGGtatttttaaccattattttatattgcttCACCCATTTAGGGGAACTTTTAGGTGAAATAACTCCTAATTAAATTCATCATTTTCTTATACTAGAAAAGGTCACTAAGGAAATTTGTAATAACTCATTTAGTAAAAGCATATATTTGTGGGTAATGTTTGTATCACTGTAACGACTATGGCTTAGGAGGTAAATGTGTGACTCTACTTGCAGCAGCGTAGCAGTCTGCAGAGCTGAACCTGCTGTGATGCTTCCTTGAACCTTTTAGTTTGGCTGTTACTTAGAGCTAGTTTGTGGTGTGGGTGTTTTGTGCTGCAGCAGAGTGTGTACTGTGCCACTATGGGATGGAAGGTAGGTCTGGAGAGGAAGGCTTTGTTGTGAACATCTGAGGAATACTGCTGGGCAAGTGTTACCATCCACGAGGCACCTGTGGTGATTTCTGACCAAGACTTTCTCTCTAGCAGAGCGCAGGACAGAATTCCAGCCCTGTCTCTCACGCCCGGTGGCCTTTTCTAGTCCACAGTTCCTCAGACAATCTATGCTAAGCGGTCATCCCCCTCACATCTTCCCAAGCTCACCTGCGGGAAGTGACTTTCAACTTGAAGCTCCAAGCTGCTCGAGTGAGAAAGGAGAAGGTAGAGGGAGAGAAGGCCTCGACATATCATTCAGGAAGACAAGGCCAAGCAGAATTTCAGGAACATTTTTCAGCACACATCAAGGTCACCCAGTAGATTGGGTGGAAGGCaacagaggaggaggaacagaCCCTGGCCTGGCCCAGAGGATGAGCCCTGAGAAGTCAGACATAATGTTGAAAGGAGTAGATGCCTCAGAATCTGGAGCAGTTATATGTGGAAAATATAGACTAGGACTTAGGAAAAAGTCGAGCCTGTTCAGCCACCAGAGGCATCATGCGTGCCCTGAATGTGGAAGAGCCTTTTGCCAGAGATCAGACCTCATTAAGCACCAGAGGACACACACGGGGGAGAAACCTTacctgtgcccagagtgtgggcGCCGGTTTAGCCAGAAGGCCTCCCTCAACATACACCATAGGAAGCACTCGGGAGAGAAGCCTTATGTGTGCAGAGAGTGTGGGCGACACTTCAGGTACACTTCCTCTCTCACGAACCATAAGAGGATCCATTCTGGGGAGAGACCTTTTGTGTGTCAGGAGTGTGGGCGGGGCTTTCGCCAGAAGATAGCCCTCATTCTGCACCAGAGGACGCACTTGGAGGAGAAACCCTTTGTGTGTCCCGAGTGTGGGAGAGGCTTTTGCCAGAAGGCATCGCTCCTCCAACACCGGAGCTCACACACGGGGGAGAAGCCCTTCTTATGCCTAGAGTGCGGGCGCAGCTTCCGGCAGCAGTCACTACTCCTCAGCCACCAGGTCACACACTCAGGGGAGAAGCCTTATGTCTGTGCTGAGTGTGGGCACAGCTTTCGCCAGAAGGTCACCCTCATCAGACACCAGAGGACACACACAGGGGAGAAGCCTTACCTGTGCCCCCAGTGTGGGCGAGGTTTTAGCCAGAAGGTCACCCTCATCGGACACCAGAGGACACACACAGGGGAGAAGCCTTACCTGTGTCCCGAGTGTGGGCGTGGCTTTGGTCAGAAGGTCACCCTCATCAGACACCAGAGGACGCACACAGGGGAGAAGCCTTACCTGTGTCCTGAGTGTGGGCGTGCCTTTGGCTTTAAGTCactcctcaccagacaccagaggACACACTCAGAGGAGGAGCTTTATGTAGAGAGGATGTGTGGGCAAGGACTTGGCCAGAAGTCGCACCCTATCTCTGACCAGAGGACACATTCAGGAGCGAAGCCATGTGTTTGTGATGAATGTGGTCGTGGCTTTGGCTTTAAGTCTGCCCTTATCCGACATCAGCGGACCCACTCTGGGGAGAAGCCATATGTGTGCAGGGAGTGTGGGCGTGGCTTTAGCCAGAAGTCTCACCTCCACAGACACAGGAAGACCAAGTCTGGCCATCAGCTCCTACCACAAGAGGTATTCTCCTGACCTCTCCTCTTCTGTCCTTTCCCATGAATGTAAAGCTGACAGAAATCACGAGTAAATGTTCCACTTTCCTGAATTGGAATGGGCAAAAgttgctttctttctttgatcATGAGATAGTTGACTTATAGTTTACTTTCTGTGTTAGCAATGTGTTCAtgagggctgccataacaaaataccccaggctgggtggctttaacaacagaagtttattttctcatactTATGGAGCCTGGAAGTCCCAgattgtggggcgcggtgttaacgccattgcaagatggcgccggcttcctggttacacccatactacaagactgataaacagggtgaaccgcgcaggtgtaggggcttttcctgtctcattaagtatgcatatgaaggatcttagcttggcctatcagtaataaccctcgcgcgctcttaacctatccccatcacttccctccttccttagagtatataagtgtgtgagagcttgtgctcagggtcttccgcatcatgcaagtttaaagggaaccccattaaagcacggtcagaagaactccagttgccgcgtcttccttgctggcgaggcgggcgcgacaccagatcaaggtgttggcaggtttggttgcTACTG from Microcebus murinus isolate Inina chromosome 12, M.murinus_Inina_mat1.0, whole genome shotgun sequence includes the following:
- the ZNF169 gene encoding zinc finger protein 169, with amino-acid sequence MLSGHPPHIFPSSPAGSDFQLEAPSCSSEKGEGRGREGLDISFRKTRPSRISGTFFSTHQGHPVDWVEGNRGGGTDPGLAQRMSPEKSDIMLKGVDASESGAVICGKYRLGLRKKSSLFSHQRHHACPECGRAFCQRSDLIKHQRTHTGEKPYLCPECGRRFSQKASLNIHHRKHSGEKPYVCRECGRHFRYTSSLTNHKRIHSGERPFVCQECGRGFRQKIALILHQRTHLEEKPFVCPECGRGFCQKASLLQHRSSHTGEKPFLCLECGRSFRQQSLLLSHQVTHSGEKPYVCAECGHSFRQKVTLIRHQRTHTGEKPYLCPQCGRGFSQKVTLIGHQRTHTGEKPYLCPECGRGFGQKVTLIRHQRTHTGEKPYLCPECGRAFGFKSLLTRHQRTHSEEELYVERMCGQGLGQKSHPISDQRTHSGAKPCVCDECGRGFGFKSALIRHQRTHSGEKPYVCRECGRGFSQKSHLHRHRKTKSGHQLLPQEVFS